The window acaaaatataaaaattacccAGACACTCCGTTgccaagtttatttttccgTGGTCgttttttgaatttcatatttggctttttattttctctttgtttCTGTGAATCTTCCCATCTTTTCTTTAGTATATCACAATTGCACAGTTGAGGCAGACAAATGTTGCTCCCTGGAGCCCTGCAGTACCCGGGGTAAGGGATCTCATGCCTCTGTAGCCATCTGCGAGTATTTGAAATTTCTGAACTATGATCTTCTTCTATAAACGCTAATCTATCTCTAATAAGTCTATGTTCGATACTACGCAGCCGCAAACTGCCtggtatataataatgaatgtaaAATGCTATTTGTAAGTAACCCTGAAATATCAAACTTTGTAtacaaatgtaaattttagtaaatttttatactaattTGGCACGTACGAACTATCTGATAGGGAACCGTTATCGAAACAAAATCAGTTATTCTCACTTGTGAGTCGAATGTATCAAAAGTCCGAGAGAAATCCATGAACGCAGCTAGAGCAATGTGGACGATATAATTCATTACACGGTTATAACAATCGTCGTTATCCGAGAAGATAAGACTTATCAAAATACATTACATTGTGAACAAGTGTGTTGTGTATTTACTTActgtaaatatttcatacaaaagtGGATCCTTGGGGAAACACATGAGAACAAAACTACGAGCACTATAGgggataatttattttatttaaatacttatagataAGTATAACTAATAATGTTTGCTCATCACTGAgtgtacaaaataattattaacaatatttaggTATACATGACCTAGTACTACACTTTAATAACAAACCACCACCAcagattattaaataataatgaatgcaTTTCCTcgctatatatttttttgtaatttttatgcattttatCCGGATATCATCTTCATTATTGATCTTAATTGGATCTCCTTCTGGATCCTGAACGACTTCTGGAACGATCTCTCGAGTTTCCTCTAGACTTACCCCTCGAGTGACCCCTAGAATGTCCCTTTGATCTTCCCCTGGAATGTCCTCTAGATTTACTCCTCGAGCGTTCCCTTGATTTTCTCTTGGAGTGTCCCCCAGACTTTCCTTTGGAATGACTCCTAGATCTTCCCCTCGAATGTCCCCTTGATCTCCCCCTGGATCGTCCTCTTGATCTTCCCCTGGAATGTCCTCTTGATCTTCCCCTGGAATGTCCTCTTGATCTTCCCCTGGAATGTCCTCTAGATTTTCCCCTACACCTACCTCTAGATCGGTCTCTACGTCTTCTACTCACGTCTCCATTTCTCGCTACCTCACTGTTACTTTCTTCAACAGCATTACGAATTTCCTGCGTAGTATTTTCAATAGGGTTCATTAAAGATCTTTCTAGGGACCTACCTCTCGACGAATCACGAGAAGTGTCAACATTCTTGCAACATCCCCGGGATCTTGATCTACGTCTTCTGTAAGTAGCACCATTACCTTGCAGGGTTTGGATATCTTCTGCCGCACACTCGTTGGCTATAACCACCAGCATTTTCGTTTACACCACTGGATCTGAAACAGAACTAAGAAAACTGACTAATTAAGTTTTTGAAGTTATTTGCAACTGTTCACACTAAATTTCACGATGTAACTGATGAGAAAGATTTTGTGTTTGGGGTTTTTATAATGCATATTGCACAGTTATTGCAAATTTTGTGTAAATGTATTGGGATTTTCCAATGTTGGGAACCTTGTTATGATTGCGCAATGTCATTAAATATTGTGCAATCAAGGGGGTTCCGTACTTTAATTTAGAGTAAAAAGGGTaagttttagtttaaaaattgcAGTTTTGGGCTTAGTTCATAACATCGAACTTTTAAGTATGGTTATAAAAGCACGATTGGCATTTTGAGCTGATCGTTAAACGTGCtaggtgtgtgtgtgtgtgcaaGACGACGACACGTGGTTTGTCTCAGTTTCTCCCTGGGGAGAGGAGACTGCCTACACTATGGCCATAGGGTCTCACCAAACGACTCCCGTAGAATTTTGTAATCCCTTTTAACAGAGGGCGAAATTTCCTCCAGCGTGTACCTATTAAGGTTGTAGGGCTCTATCGAAAGTTAGATTTTTATCCTTACATCCTATCcgttcttttaaataaaagggCCGGAAACGACACATAATTTTCTTCTAATAGACACTAGAATTTGTTTCTTACTACactaaagaaaatgaaaacatttgcggcgatataaaaatgtttgcgGAGCGTCGTTTCTCAGTATGCAGTACCCTTGCGTTCATAGTTGTAATATTGTGAAATGCCATTTAGGGTTTCTTggtgtgaaataaaatactcttttatttcagtaaagcttaatattctattttcggttatttttataataatgattgAATATTgtcaaggtatcacttattgacttaaaaagtatgaaagtTATCCACCACGAAGACACATTTGCGGcgatataaaaatgttgagtGTCGCCGCATCGCGGTGTTACCTGGCCCTTACGTTCATTGTTGTAAtattatgaaacaaaatttaaggTTCCTTCATgggaaataaaataccaattcaaactattatatttatttcagtaaaGCTTAACTAAGAGACTTAGAGAATtatcaagaaataaatttctaaGATTGAAGAAAAAGAATTAACGATGCTAGATACCGCATTATATGAATGTCAATATTTACGGTGAATTAGAAATGTCCATGTTATCTGGAGAATTTTTCTCTTCATTCAAATCTGGGGCTTtttcaatgatggaattgtctTTTTCTTCTATTATGGAAAGGTTGGGACTACGGTCACGAGTTCTTCTTTCGTGAGGCGTCTTGGAGTCCCGGTGTGAACGGCTTTTAGACCGTCTACTTCCTGAACGGGAGCGCTTTCTGTCCCGAGAGCGCGAACGCTTCCTGTCCCTAGATCGGGAACGCTTCCTATCTCTGGATCTTGTTCTTTTTCTATCACGAGAGCGAGATCGTTTTCGGTCCCTGGATCTACTTCTCTTTCTATCCCTGGACCGGGATCTCTTCCTATCCCTAGACCGTGACCTTCTTCGCGATCGCGACCGCTTACGCCTGGAACGCGAGCGCGAGCGACGCCGAGAACGAGACCTGTCACGTTTCTTTTCACGAGACCGCGACCTCTTCTTAGACGGCGAGCGATCCTTTTCTTTATCCAATTCCTTGTCTTTATCCTCAGCTGGGGTAGAAGCTTTGGATTTCGATTCAGAACTATTGCCATTGGTTTCGTTCTCTTGTACTTCAGGTTTGGGTTCTTCTTTCTCCTCCTTTTCGATATCTTTCAGTGGTGACTTGGATTTATCTTTCTTGTCACTGGAGTCTTTTTTGTCTTTGTCTCGAGATCGGTCCCGCTTGGAGCGTGAGCTGCGGTGGCGGGATCGAGAACGGGAGCGCCGCGAGCTGCGATGACGGGAACGAGATCTGGAAAACCGAGTTATTGTTTGAGATCAAAGCACAAAGTTAATGAAATTTCGTTTCCCCCACTCTCATCTTTGCTTTGTCTTTCAAATTATGCTTTGAGGGTCAAAGTCCACTTTCCGATCcgacattttttctttttcccaAATGAAAAACTTTTGGGGTTATTTTCCCTTTCCAAATATAGCAAAGAAAATGTAACTTCCggtttgtaattaaaaaaatgtaagtaagtacatagtttcTCATTCTTaaccaatttaaatttttatatttgaatatacAAAATGATTTATATTACCTGGAGCGGTGTCTATGTCTCGACCGGGAGCGACGTGAGCGATGTCGCGAACGGGACCGCGAGCGCTTCGAGCGGTGTCGCGAGCGGGAGCGGCGCGAGCGCGAGCGAGAGCGGCGGCGCGACCTCGAACGGGAACGGGTCCTGGAAATTATTACGGCATAAGTactgtatatgtataatggtATAGTGCTAATGTAAATCTATATAGTTCT of the Amyelois transitella isolate CPQ chromosome 19, ilAmyTran1.1, whole genome shotgun sequence genome contains:
- the LOC106132793 gene encoding probable splicing factor, arginine/serine-rich 7 yields the protein MCKSSKMVSGSTRVIQVTNIAPQATKDQMQTLFGYLGKIDDIRLYPTIRDVSCPVQSRICYVKYYDSATVNVAQHMTNTVFIDRALIVIPMQSGEIPDEHKALEMSSNGTLVPGLSSVEPRLPAHILNALEGMPPNQVIQTHDPKMVAAGLPPYPPLPATYDARKIEEIRRTVLVADVGSLTQQQLVDHFCQAGEVKYLRFCERDVDTVKYALVEMTEQESVLAALKLNGSTVDGQTIKVHHATQSISKPQTKSNEAAQREIEEAMCRVKEAQNLISAAIDPVIGLLSKDKRRTRSRSRSRRRSRSRSRRSRSRHRSKRSRSRSRHRSRRSRSRHRHRSRSRSRHRSSRRSRSRSRHRSSRSKRDRSRDKDKKDSSDKKDKSKSPLKDIEKEEKEEPKPEVQENETNGNSSESKSKASTPAEDKDKELDKEKDRSPSKKRSRSREKKRDRSRSRRRSRSRSRRKRSRSRRRSRSRDRKRSRSRDRKRSRSRDRKRSRSRDRKRTRSRDRKRSRSRDRKRSRSRDRKRSRSGSRRSKSRSHRDSKTPHERRTRDRSPNLSIIEEKDNSIIEKAPDLNEEKNSPDNMDISNSP